Proteins from one Acanthopagrus latus isolate v.2019 chromosome 18, fAcaLat1.1, whole genome shotgun sequence genomic window:
- the bbs7 gene encoding Bardet-Biedl syndrome 7 protein isoform X2, giving the protein MEIHLNRVDYIQVGVTSQKTMRLLPALGKKTTQKVAIADHDGVLTCFGMKKGEAVPAFKTLPGQKIARMDLGGAAGTPQEKIFVCSGSQVRGFTKKGKQFLTFEANLTESINAMHVSGADLFVCASYIYNHYCDCKDQDYYLSGDKINDITCLSSENLTRLVPVLACQDRVLRVLQGSELAYDIEVPGPPSVLELYNKDGGEQILYGTTDGKIGLVQIGEDSAATKWEIDNDKKKGGILCIDTYDIVGDGVNDILVGRDDGTVEVYGFDSSSEPTLRFEHVLSESVTSIQGGCVGKESYDEVLTATYTGWVTGLTTEPQKAEAGPGDEVRMSKETQSKVEALRAELEQLQVKVLQGREQYQQTSQSSTAVSAVPVFSINDKFSLCQDDASYSLTLEVQTAIDNLLLQSDVPIDLLDVDKNSAVVSFSECDSEPNGNFLLATYRCQANTTRLELKVRSIEGQYGTLQAYVTPRLQPKTCQVRQYQIKPLSLHQRTHSIDQDRPMNRLSLVGQFSFAEIHSWVVFCLPEVPEKTPAGESITFYFHNTFLGTHLEATYCKGEGHFRSDNISTISILSDVLSKEATKRKINLNISYDIDDDSVSHTLKMIHPKLEYQLLLARKVQLIDALKELQVHEGNADFLIPEYRNILDESANLLEEYKKQPAHLERLYGMITDLFIDKFKFKGQNVKTKVSSLLEILDSYDLNSLLNFFNDVDM; this is encoded by the exons ATGGAGATTCACCTAAATCGAGTTGATTACATTCAG GTCGGTGTGACATCTCAGAAAACTATGAGGCTGCTTCCAGCACtgggaaagaaaacaacccAGAAG GTCGCTATTGCTGATCATGATGGTGTTCTGACCTGCTTTGGGATGAAGAAAGGAGAAGCAGTG CCGGCGTTTAAAACACTTCCAGGACAGAAAATTGCCAGAATGGACCTCGGTGGAGCTGCGGGAACTCCACAGGAGAAGATCTTTGTTTGTTCTGGTTCTCAGGTCCGAGGATTCACTAAAAAGGGCAAACAATTCCTCACCTTTGAAGCCAACCTCACTGAGAGCATTAATGCCAT GCATGTCTCAGGAGCTgatctttttgtgtgtgcaagtTATATCTACAACCACTACTGTGACTGCAAGGACCAAGACTACTACCTCTCTGGAGACAAAATCAATGATATCACATGTTTGTCCTCAGAAAACCTGACTCGACTTGTACCAGTCCTGGCATGCCAAGATCGGGTTCTCCGAGTGTTGCAG GGATCTGAGCTTGCCTATGACATTGAAGTCCCCGGCCCTCCTTCTGTCTTGGAACTGTACAACAAAGATGGAG GAGAGCAAATCCTCTATGGAACTACAGATGGCAAAATCGGATTGGTCCAGATCGGTGAAGATTCAGCTGCGACCAAATGGGAGATCGACaatgacaaaaagaaaggaG GAATTCTTTGTATTGACACTTACGACATTGTTGGAGACGGAGTGAATGACATCCTGGTGGGCCGGGATGATGGGACAGTGGAGGTCTATGGTTTTGACAGCTCCAGTGAGCCCACGTTACGCTTTGAACAT GTGTTGTCAGAGAGCGTGACATCCATCCAGGGTGGCTGCGTGGGGAAGGAGTCTTATGATGAGGTCCTGACTGCCACCTACACAG GATGGGTGACTGGGTTGACCACCGAGCCCCAGAAGGCTGAGGCCGGCCCTGGAGATGAGGTCCGGATGAGTAAAGAGACTCAGTCCAAAGTAGAAGCGCTCAG GgcggagctggagcagctgcaggtcaAAGTCCTGCAGGGCCGTGAGCAGTACCAGCAGACCTCCCAGTCGAGCACCGCTGTCTCTGCTGTGCCTGTCTTCAGCATCAATGACAAGTTCAGCCTCTGCCAGGATGATGCCAGCTACAGCCTCACTCTGGAGGTGCAGACTGCCATCGACAATCTGCTGCTCCAG AGTGACGTCCCCATAGACCTGCTGGATGTGGATAAGAATTCAGCTGTTGTGAGTTTCAGTGAATGTGATTCAGAG CCTAATGGCAACTTCCTCCTGGCCACGTACAGATGTCAAGCTAACACCACCAGACTTGAGCTGAAG GTGAGGTCCATCGAGGGACAGTACGGCACCCTGCAGGCGTACGTTACCCCCAGACTGCAACCCAAAACTTGCCAGGTCCGTCAATACCAGATCAAACCTCTGTCCCTCCACCAGCGCACACACAGCATTGACCAAGACAG GCCCATGAACAGGCTCAGTCTGGTGGGACAGTTCAGTTTTGCTGAGATCCACTCCTGGGTGGTCTTCTGTCTGCCAGAGGTCCCTGAGAAAACACCAGCAGGAGAGAGCATCACTTTCTATTTCCACAACACTTTTCTTGGGACGCATCTTGAAGCCACCTACTG CAAAGGGGAGGGTCACTTCAGGTCAGACAACATCTCCACCATCTCCATACTGAGTGATGTTCTCTCTAAAGAAGCTACCAAGAGGAAAATCAATCTCAACATTTCATATG ATATTGATGATGACTCTGTGAGCCACACCCTGAAGATGATACATCCAAAGCTGGAGTACCAGCTGTTGTTGGCTAGGAAAGTTCAGCTTATCGATGCACTCAAA GAGCTTCAGGTTCATGAGGGGAACGCTGACTTCCTCATCCCAGAGTATCGAAACATCTTGGATGAGTCCGCTAATCTCCTAGAGGAGTACAAGAAGCAGCCGGCGCACCTGGAGAGGCTTTATG
- the bbs7 gene encoding Bardet-Biedl syndrome 7 protein isoform X1, whose amino-acid sequence MEIHLNRVDYIQVGVTSQKTMRLLPALGKKTTQKVAIADHDGVLTCFGMKKGEAVPAFKTLPGQKIARMDLGGAAGTPQEKIFVCSGSQVRGFTKKGKQFLTFEANLTESINAMHVSGADLFVCASYIYNHYCDCKDQDYYLSGDKINDITCLSSENLTRLVPVLACQDRVLRVLQGSELAYDIEVPGPPSVLELYNKDGGEQILYGTTDGKIGLVQIGEDSAATKWEIDNDKKKGGILCIDTYDIVGDGVNDILVGRDDGTVEVYGFDSSSEPTLRFEHVLSESVTSIQGGCVGKESYDEVLTATYTGWVTGLTTEPQKAEAGPGDEVRMSKETQSKVEALRAELEQLQVKVLQGREQYQQTSQSSTAVSAVPVFSINDKFSLCQDDASYSLTLEVQTAIDNLLLQSDVPIDLLDVDKNSAVVSFSECDSEQPNGNFLLATYRCQANTTRLELKVRSIEGQYGTLQAYVTPRLQPKTCQVRQYQIKPLSLHQRTHSIDQDRPMNRLSLVGQFSFAEIHSWVVFCLPEVPEKTPAGESITFYFHNTFLGTHLEATYCKGEGHFRSDNISTISILSDVLSKEATKRKINLNISYDIDDDSVSHTLKMIHPKLEYQLLLARKVQLIDALKELQVHEGNADFLIPEYRNILDESANLLEEYKKQPAHLERLYGMITDLFIDKFKFKGQNVKTKVSSLLEILDSYDLNSLLNFFNDVDM is encoded by the exons ATGGAGATTCACCTAAATCGAGTTGATTACATTCAG GTCGGTGTGACATCTCAGAAAACTATGAGGCTGCTTCCAGCACtgggaaagaaaacaacccAGAAG GTCGCTATTGCTGATCATGATGGTGTTCTGACCTGCTTTGGGATGAAGAAAGGAGAAGCAGTG CCGGCGTTTAAAACACTTCCAGGACAGAAAATTGCCAGAATGGACCTCGGTGGAGCTGCGGGAACTCCACAGGAGAAGATCTTTGTTTGTTCTGGTTCTCAGGTCCGAGGATTCACTAAAAAGGGCAAACAATTCCTCACCTTTGAAGCCAACCTCACTGAGAGCATTAATGCCAT GCATGTCTCAGGAGCTgatctttttgtgtgtgcaagtTATATCTACAACCACTACTGTGACTGCAAGGACCAAGACTACTACCTCTCTGGAGACAAAATCAATGATATCACATGTTTGTCCTCAGAAAACCTGACTCGACTTGTACCAGTCCTGGCATGCCAAGATCGGGTTCTCCGAGTGTTGCAG GGATCTGAGCTTGCCTATGACATTGAAGTCCCCGGCCCTCCTTCTGTCTTGGAACTGTACAACAAAGATGGAG GAGAGCAAATCCTCTATGGAACTACAGATGGCAAAATCGGATTGGTCCAGATCGGTGAAGATTCAGCTGCGACCAAATGGGAGATCGACaatgacaaaaagaaaggaG GAATTCTTTGTATTGACACTTACGACATTGTTGGAGACGGAGTGAATGACATCCTGGTGGGCCGGGATGATGGGACAGTGGAGGTCTATGGTTTTGACAGCTCCAGTGAGCCCACGTTACGCTTTGAACAT GTGTTGTCAGAGAGCGTGACATCCATCCAGGGTGGCTGCGTGGGGAAGGAGTCTTATGATGAGGTCCTGACTGCCACCTACACAG GATGGGTGACTGGGTTGACCACCGAGCCCCAGAAGGCTGAGGCCGGCCCTGGAGATGAGGTCCGGATGAGTAAAGAGACTCAGTCCAAAGTAGAAGCGCTCAG GgcggagctggagcagctgcaggtcaAAGTCCTGCAGGGCCGTGAGCAGTACCAGCAGACCTCCCAGTCGAGCACCGCTGTCTCTGCTGTGCCTGTCTTCAGCATCAATGACAAGTTCAGCCTCTGCCAGGATGATGCCAGCTACAGCCTCACTCTGGAGGTGCAGACTGCCATCGACAATCTGCTGCTCCAG AGTGACGTCCCCATAGACCTGCTGGATGTGGATAAGAATTCAGCTGTTGTGAGTTTCAGTGAATGTGATTCAGAG CAGCCTAATGGCAACTTCCTCCTGGCCACGTACAGATGTCAAGCTAACACCACCAGACTTGAGCTGAAG GTGAGGTCCATCGAGGGACAGTACGGCACCCTGCAGGCGTACGTTACCCCCAGACTGCAACCCAAAACTTGCCAGGTCCGTCAATACCAGATCAAACCTCTGTCCCTCCACCAGCGCACACACAGCATTGACCAAGACAG GCCCATGAACAGGCTCAGTCTGGTGGGACAGTTCAGTTTTGCTGAGATCCACTCCTGGGTGGTCTTCTGTCTGCCAGAGGTCCCTGAGAAAACACCAGCAGGAGAGAGCATCACTTTCTATTTCCACAACACTTTTCTTGGGACGCATCTTGAAGCCACCTACTG CAAAGGGGAGGGTCACTTCAGGTCAGACAACATCTCCACCATCTCCATACTGAGTGATGTTCTCTCTAAAGAAGCTACCAAGAGGAAAATCAATCTCAACATTTCATATG ATATTGATGATGACTCTGTGAGCCACACCCTGAAGATGATACATCCAAAGCTGGAGTACCAGCTGTTGTTGGCTAGGAAAGTTCAGCTTATCGATGCACTCAAA GAGCTTCAGGTTCATGAGGGGAACGCTGACTTCCTCATCCCAGAGTATCGAAACATCTTGGATGAGTCCGCTAATCTCCTAGAGGAGTACAAGAAGCAGCCGGCGCACCTGGAGAGGCTTTATG